DNA sequence from the Sporichthya brevicatena genome:
GGTCCCCATACCGCCGTCGACGGGGATGCCGGCGCCGGTGACGAAACGGGAAGCGTCCGAGGCGAGGAAGACCACGACGTCGGCCATGTCGCCGACCTCGCCGAGGCGCGCCAGTGGGGTCTGCTCGACGACGAGCTGGACGGCGCCGGGGACGTCGGCGGCCAGGCCGATGTCGACGATGTCCTGGGCGAGCTTCATGCCCATCTCGGTCGGGACGAGGCCCGGGTACACGCAGTTGACGCGGACGCCGTAGCCGAGCTTGCCGGACTCGACCGCCGCGACGCGGGTGATGCGGTCGACCGCGGACTTGGAGCCGGAGTAACCGGCGATCGCCGGGAAGGCAATGGTCGCGGCGACCGAGGCGATGTTGATGACGGAGCCCCCGTTGCCCGCCGCTCCACCGGGACGCATGGCGCGGAAGGCGTGCTTGATGCCGAGGATCGTGCCGACGACGTTGACGTCCATCATCCGGCGGACGTCCTCGGGGTCGACGTCGATGACGAGGCTGGAGAGCTCGATGCCGGCGTTGTTGACGACGATGTCGAGGCCGCCGAGGGCGCTGACCGTCTGCTCGATCGCGGCTTCCCAGCTGGCCTCCTGCGTCACGTCGAGCGAGACGAACTCGGCCGCGGCGCCCTTGCTCTTCAGCTCCTCGACGGTGGGCTTGCCCAGGTCCTCACGGATGTCGCCGATCGCGACGGCGGCGCCCGCCTCGGCCAGTGCGGCAGCCATGCCGGCGCCGAGGCCGCGCGCGCCGCCGGTCACCAGGGCCTTGCGGCCGG
Encoded proteins:
- a CDS encoding SDR family oxidoreductase, yielding MGVFDLTGRKALVTGGARGLGAGMAAALAEAGAAVAIGDIREDLGKPTVEELKSKGAAAEFVSLDVTQEASWEAAIEQTVSALGGLDIVVNNAGIELSSLVIDVDPEDVRRMMDVNVVGTILGIKHAFRAMRPGGAAGNGGSVINIASVAATIAFPAIAGYSGSKSAVDRITRVAAVESGKLGYGVRVNCVYPGLVPTEMGMKLAQDIVDIGLAADVPGAVQLVVEQTPLARLGEVGDMADVVVFLASDASRFVTGAGIPVDGGMGT